From Zingiber officinale cultivar Zhangliang chromosome 5B, Zo_v1.1, whole genome shotgun sequence, the proteins below share one genomic window:
- the LOC121985845 gene encoding ubiquitin-conjugating enzyme E2 27-like: protein MVDVSRVQKELVECNRDKAISGVCISLADGGTDLSHLRGTIFGPVDTPYEGGIFAIDIRLTSGYPFEPPKMQFITKVWHPNISSQNGAICLDILKDQWSPALTLKTALLSLQALLSAPAPDDPQDAVVAKQYLDEYHTFVSTARYWTEAFAKGSSVSIEEKVQKLVDMGFPEDLVRSTLKSVNNDENLALEKLCS, encoded by the exons ATGGTGGACGTTTCTAGGGTTCAGAAGGAGCTGGTGGAGTGCAACCGTGATAAGGCCATCTCCGGCGTCTGCATCTCCCTCGCCGACGGCGGCACCGACCTATCGCATCTCCGTGGCACCATCTTTGGCCCCGTCGACACCCCCTACGAGGGCGGCATCTTTGCCATCGATATCCGATTAACCA GCGGCTATCCCTTTGAGCCTCCCAAAATGCAATTCATTACAAAAGTTTG GCACCCAAATATTAGTAGTCAAAATGGAGCCATATGCTTGGACATTCTCAAGGATCAGTGGAGTCCCGCCCTCACATTGAAGACTGCCTTACTATCATTGCAAGCTCTTCTCTCAGCGCCTGCTCCTGATGACCCTCAAGATGCTGTTGTTGCCAAGCAG TATCTGGATGAGTACCACACATTTGTGTCTACAGCTCGGTATTGGACAGAGGCATTTGCTAAAGGGTCATCTGTCAGCATTGAAGAAAAG GTCCAGAAGTTAGTCGACATGGGTTTTCCGGAGGACCTTGTGAGGAGCACGCTGAAGAGCGTCAACAACGACGAGAACCTGGCTCTCGAGAAGCTCTGCTCTTGA
- the LOC121985846 gene encoding glycerophosphodiester phosphodiesterase GDPD2-like: protein MALKAVLASGAVPNIDQVHLPAEAVRLPNRAVASGFVVLGHRGKGMNALASPDRRMSAVKENSILSFNRAARFPIDSIEFDVQVTKDDCPIIFHDDVILTEHAGEIMEKRVTDLCLEEFLSYGLQRDPSKVGKLLLRRIHDGRVLNWNVEDDDYLCTLQEAFEKVDPRLGFNIELKFVDHVVYSDEELVHALEAVLKVVYQYAGERAIIFSTFQPDAARLIRKLQSAYSVFFLTTAGTEIYNDIRRNSLDEAINLCLAGDLQGIVSEVRGIFRYPSAVSRIKESNLSLLTYGKLNNVPEAVYLQHLMGINGVIVDLVEEITESVSDIIQPTSAANFCGSARPMQAKQGTRPGFSERELSFLLKLIPELVQQ from the exons ATGGCTCTCAAGGCAGTGCTCGCATCCGGCGCCGTCCCGAATATCGACCAGGTCCACCTGCCAGCGGAGGCCGTGCGGCTGCCCAATAGGGCCGTGGCGTCGGGGTTCGTGGTGTTGGGGCACCGAGGCAAGGGGATGAATGCGCTCGCGTCGCCAGATCGGAGGATGAGTGCGGTCAAGGAGAACTCGATTCTCTCATTCAATCGAGCCGCTCGCTTCCCCATTGACTCAATCGAGTTCGACGTCCAG GTGACCAAGGACGATTGCCCTATCATCTTTCACGACGATGTCATCCTCACAGAACATGCT GGTGAGATCATGGAGAAGCGTGTCACTGATCTTTGCTTGGAAGAGTTCCTTTCCTATGGGCTTCAAAGAGATCCTTCCAAG GTGGGTAAATTACTGCTAAGGAGGATTCATGATGGGAGAGTGTTGAATTGGAATGTAGAAGATGATGACTACCTCTGCACATTGCAAGAGGCTTTTGAGAAGGTGGACCCTCGTTTGGGATTCAACATTGAGCTTAAATTTGTGGACCATGTCGTTTATAGCGACGAAGAACTTGTGCATGCACTTGAAGCAGTCTTAAAG GTTGTTTACCAGTATGCAGGTGAAAGGGCAATCATCTTCTCAACATTCCAGCCGGATGCAGCGCGGCTAATAAGAAAACTTCAAAGTGCTTACTCG GTTTTCTTCCTCACAACTGCAGGCACCGAAATATACAATGACATCAGAAGAAATTCGTTAGATGAGGCTATCAATCTGTGTTTAGCTGGTGATTTGCAAGGCATTGTTTCAGAAGTTCGAGGAATCTTCAGGTATCCATCAGCAGTGTCCAGAATCAAGGAATCCAACCTTTCCCTGCTAACATATGGCAAGCTCAA CAATGTCCCTGAGGCTGTATACCTGCAGCATCTGATGGGCATCAATGGCGTTATCGTCGACCTCGTAGAAGAGATCACTGAGTCTGTTTCAGATATCATACAACCGACATCGGCTGCCAATTTCTGTGGTTCAGCACGGCCAATGCAGGCAAAGCAGGGCACGAGACCAGGCTTCTCTGAGCGAGAACTCTCGTTCCTGCTCAAGCTTATACCTGAGTTGGTGCAGCAATGA